One window of Channa argus isolate prfri chromosome 4, Channa argus male v1.0, whole genome shotgun sequence genomic DNA carries:
- the fbxl22 gene encoding LOW QUALITY PROTEIN: F-box and leucine-rich protein 22 (The sequence of the model RefSeq protein was modified relative to this genomic sequence to represent the inferred CDS: deleted 1 base in 1 codon) has translation MERERMSQTLPSLTVPQLSSQNSLHFTALYVQACSVCLRRHHVSRPHNTSCGLIVAAYQQAYHCPRDKASLSVLEQLNMHLIQLNHECLLHLFSFLDKDSRRSLSLTCHQLRDVFLDPCLWNLLHFSSPCQLKRDNFVLGPSLRYLTICWYSSRVLQVCNIEDWLKSSFQKDICSKHESVVSTFLSHVCQMCPNLLSLTLSGCGHITDQDVISVLRSCRKLCYLHLENCVRITDCTLEGVVAHGESLEELMVDFCRNISHAGLQAVREKRPDIQLSAERSAGMIPDSKPERTVPLRRMLHKVLEFS, from the exons ATGGAAAGGGAGCGTATGTCTCAAACACTTCCATCTTTGACCGTACCA CAGTTGTCTTCCCAAAATAGCCTGCACTTCACGGCCTTATATGTGCAGGCCTGCAGCGTGTGCCTGAGGAGGCATCATGTATCTAGGCCACACAATACAAGCTGTGGGCTCATTGTTGCTGCCTACCAGCAGGCCTATCACTGCCCCAGGGACAAggcctctctttctgtcttggAACAGCTCAACATGCATCTCATTCAGCTTAATCATGAGTGTCTCCTCCACCTTTTCTCCTTCCTGGACAAGGATAGCCGCAGGAGTTTGTCCCTTACTTGTCACCAGCTGCGGGATGTTTTCTTAGACCCCTGCCTGTGGAATCTACTTCACTTCAGCTCCCCTTGTCAGCTGAAGAGGGACAACTTTGTGCTGGGACCCTCGCTGCGTTACTTGACTATTTGCTGGTACTCAAGCAGAGTCTTGCAAGTGTGCAACATTGAGGATTGGTTGAAGAGCTCATTTCAGAAGGACATCTGCAGTAAACATGAGAGTGTGGTCAGCACTTTCCTGTCCCATGTCTGCCAAAT GTGTCCCAACTTGCTTTCCTTAACCCTTTCTGGCTGTGGACACATCACTGACCAAGATGTGATCTCAGTGCTGCGGAGCTGTAGGAAGCTGTGCTACCTCCACCTGGAAAACTGTGTCCGTATCACTGACTGCACCCTAGAAGGTGTGGTGGCACATGGAGAAAGTCTGGAGGAGCTGATGGTGGACTTTTGTAGGAACATCTCTCATGCAGGCTTGCAGGCTGTCAGAGAGAAGAGGCCGGACATCCAACTGAGTGCAGAGAGGAGCGCTGGTATGATCCCTGATAGCAAGCCGGAGAGGACGGTGCCGCTCAGGAGGATGCTGCACAAAGTGCTGGAGTTCTCCTGA